The following DNA comes from Ricinus communis isolate WT05 ecotype wild-type chromosome 10, ASM1957865v1, whole genome shotgun sequence.
ATAATGACGTAGTAAGATAAACAATATGAACAACAGTAAAATGTAGATTTCAAAATAGCAAGTCTATATTACTTCTAAACGTAAGCAGTGAATCTACTTCAGATCATCAACAATAAACATCTCTTACTAAACCTAAAAATTGGCAGAATCATTTTCCAATGAGGGCTTGCTACTTCGGATCAGTTTATCTAATTCTAGGTCTCTTTACTCAGCAGAGATCCCTTTTGTTTTAGAAAGCAGAGCTGGAATTTGAgaataaaagcaaaataagaagaaattctATGAAAGGAGACTCAACCAAAGTAACCTTCACACCTAGGAATCACAAAATACACGCATATTATAGTCACATTAGCAGGCAAACAGATCATGCCATAAGACCAATATaatcatgaaaataatttccttttattaaaaaaagaaaaaagacagaTATTACCATTAAATTACCTTCTGAAGTGCCACAGGAACAGCTGGACCTTTAGCTTTAGCAAAACCAACAACACCATGATAATTTCCACAAGCTAAGATAGCAGTGTACTTGACCACTTGTCCTCCCTAGTTGCacaaaatttcagaaaatgaAGCAAGCATTATGTATAGAGCACTCTCGAATCAAAGAGAACACAAAGGCAAGGCAGCAATACCTTTGTAACTTTACAAGTTCGATTCACATCTATCAATTTCACGTCAAAGCCCTGCAATAATTAATAGCAATTTAAGTTAACATGCAAATCATAAGAACTGATTAATGCAAACGCAAAGTGATTTCTAAAAGGCAGCAGAGTACATGATATATCTCAAATGTACAGACACAAAGGACAAAACTTATAAGCAGTTACTGAATGATGCATAGTAGCACTATCTCACCGCTTAAAAAAACACAAATGACCTCAAACACATCCACCACCAGATACAGTTCAAATATTAGGTACTGAGTATGAAGCACCAAACATACAGAATTCATTAGTTTAggaaaacaaataatgacaTATATAACATTATAGATGAGCAccaaaaattgaagaaaagatTCTCAAAATCCCAACCACAGTATTCATAATCAGCACaattattaagtttaaaaGACAGCTAAATGCAGTGTAGATGATGCAGCAAAGAGTATTTCTTCTTCAATAAGCCAAAGTTAAAAAGTAGGTAGTAAGCACTAAGCACAGCACCTAAACTTCTGCATCTCAACATTAAACTACAAAGCATCTTGCTAATATGAAGCTATAATAATATTGTATCAAGCAGGAACTAAGAGTACTTACCTTTCTATACATTggccttcttttcttttccgtCAAAGAATTTCTCTCCTCTGCAAGATCTCTGATCTCCTCCTCAAGAAGCTTCCCCTTCTTTCCGAAGGTATGATCTAACTCAGCTAACTTCTCTTCAAGTTGCTTATCTATAGCATTGAGCTTCTCTAGCAATATATCATCCCTTTCCTTCATGTCATCAAACTCCTCTACATCATCATCAGACCCACCTTGTATCATTTGCTTTTCTCTTTCAAATCCAGCATTATTCATGATATCAACATTAGAGCCAACTTGTGCATGCTGGATAACTCCATAATTAGCTGGAATATTAGGATCATAAGCTTCCTTCCACTCCACCAATCTCATTGCCCTATTTAATTTCTGTTGAAGAATAAATTTATCCTTGCCTTCTGCTACTTTTAAGCGATTCATCAACTCACCAATAACCCTATATTCAGGTCTAAGCTTAAAATGTTTTTCTTCGAATTTATCAATTCTATTCATCCATTTGAAAGCATCATCAAGTGTCTCTGTTAATCAATCAAAACaacaaggaaaagaaatagtcACAACCCATAAAATCATTTAATGTATGCATTAAAATTAATCACAATAAGGAGAAGAAAGCAAGCATTTTTAACTACCAGAAGCAACAAAATTGTCAAGCAACTTTGTATGCTTTTCATGctttttcttgaaaagttCAAACCGTTTTGTCAATGCTTCTCTTCCAAATCTTTCATCATCATCGTCGCTCTCCGAGTCAGATGGCTCTTCACGAAGATTCAAATCACCTTTAAAAGGCTTTAGCT
Coding sequences within:
- the LOC8284289 gene encoding uncharacterized protein LOC8284289, which produces MIPKSWSRILLYQSLKKPKKPFIPQLSRKISTFSQFPPTQTAPFFNSSKTHFSTSPAASDRVIKDLLAELEREKQREREARKRTGLDTKDIDQEDEEDYMGVGLLIDKLEKEKLKPFKGDLNLREEPSDSESDDDDERFGREALTKRFELFKKKHEKHTKLLDNFVASETLDDAFKWMNRIDKFEEKHFKLRPEYRVIGELMNRLKVAEGKDKFILQQKLNRAMRLVEWKEAYDPNIPANYGVIQHAQVGSNVDIMNNAGFEREKQMIQGGSDDDVEEFDDMKERDDILLEKLNAIDKQLEEKLAELDHTFGKKGKLLEEEIRDLAEERNSLTEKKRRPMYRKGFDVKLIDVNRTCKVTKGGQVVKYTAILACGNYHGVVGFAKAKGPAVPVALQKAYEKCFQNLHYVERHEEHTIAHAIQTTYKKTKVYLWPASTRTGMKAGRIVQTILNLAGFKNVKSKVIGSRNPHNTVKAVFNALNSIETPKDVQEKFGRTVVEKYLL